The following are encoded in a window of Rosa chinensis cultivar Old Blush chromosome 4, RchiOBHm-V2, whole genome shotgun sequence genomic DNA:
- the LOC112197350 gene encoding cellulose synthase-like protein G2, with the protein MDQSSNAPMHLCHVNKLTIFINRTYTVIYSVALSFLLYYRASFFFHDTKTPILPSLIVFVAELLSSFEWLLTQAYRWRPVSRTVFPERLPEDDKLPAVDVFICTADPEKEPPVEVMNTVISAMALDYPPKKLHVYLSDDGGADVTLNGMREAWTFAKRWIPFCKRYKIKCRSPKAYFSAAEDENEDAALGVTDFIRERQIIQEKYEVFKERVIEYARHSDTGSSKRRGHSAVIEVIQDSSSNHAFEENEAKNMPLLVYVSREKRPSHAHHFKAGALNVLLRVSGVISNSPFILGLDCDMYCNDPSSARQAMCFHLDPKLSPTLALVQFPQKFHNISKKDIYDSQLRETFTVLWQGFDGLQGPCVSGTGYYIKRLSLYGKSLKEDHKDLMELRTSVGPSSEFIKSLLGNYNPNMKMAQLAETQQLASCTYEDGTKWGEEAGFLYASVVEDYFTGFASLHCKGWNSVYCNPPRPQFLGSGTTNLNDFLVQGTRWSSGLVDVAISKYCPLIYGLTKMSFLESMCYGWLAIFPICRFFSLWCLATIPQLCLVNRISLYPEVSNSYFWIFSFVFLSSVLRHLYEVLTTEASLQHWIYEQRIWMMKAVTSHLYGSLDAFMKKFGLREASFFPTNKVDDVEQLKRYNAGVFDFQTSALFLVPLASLVILNMASLCVGIARVIFLGELEKLFIQGFVPFYVVVVNYPIIEGMLIRKDNGRIPPSVTLLSAIASIIFCILGSIIFM; encoded by the exons ATGGATCAGAGTTCTAATGCCCCCATGCATCTCTGCCATGTCAACAAGCTCACAATCTTCATTAATCGAACGTATACAGTCATATACTCCGTCGCTTTATCATTCTTGCTTTACTATAGagcctctttcttcttccatgACACCAAAACACCCATCTTACCATCTCTTATTGTCTTTGTGGCCGAGCTCCTCTCTTCCTTCGAGTGGCTTCTAACCCAGGCATATCGGTGGAGGCCCGTCTCTCGAACTGTGTTCCCGGAGAGATTGCCGGAAGATGACAAACTTCCTGCAGTCGATGTGTTCATTTGCACCGCTGATCCGGAGAAGGAGCCACCCGTGGAGGTGATGAACACTGTAATATCAGCCATGGCACTCGACTATCCACCCAAGAAGCTTCACGTGTATTTGTCAGATGATGGCGGTGCTGATGTGACTCTGAATGGTATGAGAGAGGCTTGGACATTTGCAAAGCGGTGGATTCCATTTTGTAAGAGGTATAAGATCAAGTGCAGGTCTCCAAAAGCCTATTTCTCAGCAGCAGAGGATGAGAATGAAGATGCTGCTTTGGGGGTTACTGATTTCATACGAGAGAGGCAAATTATTCAG GAAAAATATGAGGTGTTTAAGGAAAGAGTGATAGAATACGCAAGGCATAGTGACACTGGGAGCAGTAAGCGTCGAGGTCATTCTGCAGTGATTGAG GTGATACAAGATAGTTCTAGTAATCATGCATTTGAAGAAAATGAGGCAAAAAACATGCCTCTCCTTGTTTATGTCTCTCGCGAGAAAAGACCTTCTCATGCCCATCATTTCAAGGCTGGAGCTCTCAATGTTCTG CTTCGAGTATCCGGTGTGATTAGTAATTCTCCCTTCATATTAGGGCTTGATTGTGACATGTATTGCAATGATCCAAGTTCAGCTCGGCAAGCAATGTGTTTCCACCTTGATCCCAAGCTCTCACCTACGCTAGCACTTGTGCAATTCCCTCAGAAATTCCACAACATCAGTAAGAAGGACATCTACGACAGTCAGTTGAGAGAGACGTTTACG GTGCTATGGCAAGGTTTTGATGGACTTCAAGGGCCATGCGTGTCCGGTACTGGCTATTACATCAAGAGGTTATCCTTGTATGGAAAATCCCTAAAGGAGG ATCATAAGGATCTTATGGAACTTAGAACATCTGTTGGTCCATCAAGTGAGTTCATAAAATCCCTGCTTGGAAACTACAATCCTAATATGAAAATGGCACAGCTAGCTGAGACCCAACAACTAGCCTCCTGTACCTATGAAGATGGGACAAAATGGGGTGAAGAG GCTGGTTTCTTATACGCGTCTGTAGTGGAAGATTATTTCACAGGGTTCGCTAGCTTGCATTGCAAGGGTTGGAATTCAGTGTATTGCAATCCACCAAGGCCTCAGTTCTTGGGCAGTGGCACCACTAATTTGAATGACTTTTTGGTCCAAGGGACAAGATGGAGTTCTGGGTTGGTTGATGTTGCCATCTCCAAATACTGCCCTCTTATATATGGTCTTACTAAAATGTCTTTCCTTGAAAGTATGTGCTATGGATGGCTAGCAATTTTCCCTATTTGCCGGTTCTTCTCACTCTGGTGCCTTGCAACTATACCTCAGCTTTGCCTAGTCAACCGCATTTCCCTGTACCCTGAG GTCTCAAATTCGTATTTTTggatattttcttttgtattccTCTCGTCTGTTTTGAGACATTTATACGAAGTCCTCACAACGGAAGCATCATTACAACATTGGATATACGAACAAAGAATATGGATGATGAAAGCAGTTACATCTCACTTATATGGTAGTCTTGATGCTTTTATGAAGAAATTTGGTTTGAGGGAAGCAAGCTTCTTCCCGACAAATAAAGTTGATGACGTTGAGCAACTCAAGCGGTACAACGCGGGGGTATTTGATTTTCAAACCTCAGCACTTTTTCTTGTTCCATTGGCTTCACTGGTTATCTTGAACATGGCCTCCCTTTGTGTGGGCATTGCCAGAGTGATCTTTCTGGGGGAATTGGAGAAGTTGTTTATACAAGGCTTCGTACCATTTTATGTGGTGGTGGTCAATTACCCTATTATAGAAGGAATGCTAATAAGGAAAGACAATGGTCGCATTCCACCATCTGTCACCCTATTGTCTGCTATAGCTTCAATCATTTTCTGCATTTTGGGTTCAATTATTTTCATGTAG